A region of the Sinorhizobium arboris LMG 14919 genome:
GGGCAGGAACAGAAGACCGATGACCAGCGTGATGCCCGCGAAGACGATCGGGTACCAAAGGCCGTAGTAAATATCGCCCTTTGCCGCGCTCATCGCGAAGGCCGTTGCCGGAAGCAGCCCGCCGAACCAGCCATTGCCGATATGGTAGGGCAGCGACATGCCGGTATAGCGGATGCGGGTCGGGAAGAGCTCGACGAGCAGTGCCGCGATCGGCCCATAGACCATCGTCACATAGATGACGAGCACGGTCAGCACCGCGATGATAACCGTCCAGTTGACCCGTTCCGGATCGGCCACCATCGTGAAGGCGCCGCCCTTGCCGATGTCATAGACCGCCATTTCGGTGGCGCTGCCGACTTCCTCCTGGGTGAGCAGCTTGTCGGCGACGAGCTTGTCGGCCGGCACCATGGTCTTTTCGCCGGAGCGCACGGCAGCCGCGTCGAGGGCAAGTTCCGGATTGGCAGCGACGAAGGCGTCGAGCTTCGATTCCGGCACCTTGGCGGCACCGCGCACCAGCGGATAGCCCGAAGCCTGCAGCGCCATGTTGACCTGCTTGCCGAAAGCCGCTTCCTCGGCCTTCGCCCTGTCGCCGGCCGCAACCGCATCATAGCTGGTGATCGTCGTTTCGCCGATCTTCACCGTCGCCGGCGTCCCCGCAGCCGCCGTCGTCACGACGTCATAGGGAACCGAGTTCTTGGTCAGGAAGGCGGTGGCGATGTCGCAGGAGGTGGTGAACTTCGCCGTGCCCGTCGGGTTGAACTGGAACTTGCAGTCGCCCGGAGCCGCGGTGACGGTGGCGCGAACGCTCTGCTGCGCTTCCGCAAGCGCAGGGTTGCCGGCCCAGGTCAGCGCCTTGAACAGCGGGAAGTAGGTGAGCATGGCAAGCAGGAGGCCCGCCATGATGATCGGCTTGCGGCCGATCTTGTCCGACAGCCAGCCGAAGAAGACGAAGAAGCCCGTGCCGATCAGGAGCGAGGCGGCGACCATCAGGTTTGCCGACTGACCGTCGACCTTCAGGATGCTCTGCAGGAAGAACAGCGCGTAGAACTGGCCGGAATACCAGACAACGGCCTGGCCGACGACCGCGCCGAAGAGCGCCAGAAGGGCGATCTTGGCGTTGCGCCAGTGGCCGAAGGCTTCCGTCAGTGGCGCCTTCGAACCCTTGCCCTCTTCCTTCATCTTCTTGAAGGCAGGAGACTCATTCATCTTCAGGCGGATCCAGACGGAGACGCCGAGAAGCACGAAGGAGAGCAGGAAGGGGATGCGCCAGCCCCACGCGGCAAAGGCTTCCTTGCCCAGTGCGTACTGAACCAGAAGGATAACCACCAGCGAGAGGAAGAGACCGAGCGTCGCCGTCGTCTGGATCCACGAGGTGAAATAGCCGCGGCGACCATGCGGCGCATGTTCCGCCACATAGGTCGCGGCACCGCCGTATTCACCGCCGAGCGCGAGGCCCTGCAGGAGGCGCAGCGCGATCAGGATGATCGGCGCAGCGATGCCGATCGAGGCGGCACCGGGCAGGACGCCGACGAGGAAGGTCGACAGGCCCATGATCAGAATGGTCACGAGGAATGTGTATTTGCGGCCGACGAGGTCGCCAAGGCGGCCGAAAACCAGCGCGCCGAACGGCCGAACCAGGAAGCCGGCGGCGAAGGCGAGCAGCGCGAAGATGTTGCGCGTCGTTTCCGGATACTGGCTGAAGAAGGTCGCGCCGATATAGACGGCGAGCGAACCGTAGAGATAGAAATCGTACCATTCGAAGACGGTACCGAGCGACGAGGCGAAGATGACCTTCTTCTCCTCGCCGGTCATTGGGCCGGCTCTTGTGCCGTCCGCTGTCACGACGTTTGCCATTTTTGATTTCCTCCACTCCAAAATCGGCCTGTTGGAGCGCCCACTCCCCCGGTCCGGACATTCCTCCCTGAACGTCGGGGTCCCCTTTTATCATCCGGGCGTGGTGCGCTTTGTGACAACATGTCAGAAAAGGTGTGCGCAAGGCAGGGATGCTTTGGGCTTATGACTTTCGTCTAATGCCGCGACGATGGGCAAATTTCTGAGAAAGGCGACCGGTTCCTGGCGCGCGGCGCCTCGGCCAAGGCTCATCGCGACCAATCCTGCGCCCGCAGGCTCTCAGCCCTATCGAACTCGCCGAGATCGTTGGTGACGAGCCGCGTTGACCCTAACTCGAAGCCCCGGGCGATGCCGCCGCGTCTTGACTCTTGCCGAAAAGCCGGTAAGAGCAGCGGCGAACGAGGAAACCGCCATGCGACCGAACGGTTCGTCCATCGCTGTGCTGAATATGCCGGCCCACGCCGGGCTGATCAGCCATTTCTCGCTCGCTAGCAAAACCACGGCCAAAACGACGACGAAAACCGTCTGACGTCTCTGGCCCTCCGCTCTCTCCCCGGTACGGCCGGGGACAGGAACTTCGCGGTCGAGCCGCGCGGTTTCCCCTCCACCACACGAGGAGAGACAGAAAGAGAGCTTAGATCATGGGTTTCAAAATTGCTGTCGCAGGCGCCACCGGCAATGTCGGCCGGGAGATGCTGAATATTCTTTCCGAGCGCGGCTTTCCGGCGGACGAAGTGGTGGCCCTCGCCTCCTCCCGTTCGGTCGGCACCGAAGTCTCCTATGGCGACAAGACGCTGAAAGTTGCCAATCTCGACACCTATGATTTCTCCGACACCGACATCTGCCTGATGTCTGCCGGCGGCGCCGTCTCGCAGAAATATTCTCCGAAGATCGGCCGCGAGGGCTGCGTCGTGATCGACAATTCCTCGGCCTGGCGCTACGACGCCGATGTTCCGCTGATCGTGCCGGAGGTGAACGCAGACGCGATCTCGCAATTCTCCAAGAAGAACATCATAGCCAACCCCAATTGCTCGACGGCGCAGCTCGTCGTGGCGCTTAAGCCGCTGCATGACCGCGCCAGGATCAAGCGTATCGTCGTTTCCACCTATCAGTCGGTTTCCGGCGCCGGCAAGGACGGCATGGACGAGCTCTTCAACCAGACCCGAGCCGTCTTCGTCGCCGATCCGATCGAAAGCAAGAAGTTCACCAAGCGCATCGCCTTCAACGTCATTCCGCACATCGACGTCTTCATGGAAGACGGCTACACCAAGGAAGAATGGAAGGTTCTGGCCGAGACCAAGAAGATGCTGGACCCGAAGATCAAAGTGACCTGCACGGCCGTCCGGGTTCCGGTCTTCATCGGCCATTCCGAATCGGTCAATATTGAGTTCGAAGACGAGATCACCGCCGAAGAGGCGCGCGAAATCCTGCGCGAAGCGCCGGGCTGCCTGGTCGTCGACAAGCATGAGAACGGTGGCTATGTGACGCCTTACGAGTGCGCCGGCGAGGACGCGACCTATATCTCGCGCATCCGCGAGGATGCGACGGTCGAAAACGGGCTCAACATGTGGATCGTCTCCGATAACCTGCGCAAAGGCGCAGCGCTCAACGCGGTGCAGATCGCGGAGCTGCTGATCAACCGGGGACTGGTAAAGCCGCGCAAGCAGGCGGCTTGATCGGTTTCGGTCGAGCAATTTGCGAAACCCCGCCTGTCCGCTATCGCGACTGGCGGGGTTTCGCAGTTCCTCCGGCGGGCGGTGGATTCACGTGAAACCGTCCCTCTGGCGACGGCGCGGACCACGAACCGGGAATTTCGAAGGCAACATATTCGGGCAATAGACGGGGTATTTTATGCATAGGGTGAAGAGCGCAGCAGCGGGCCTTGCGGCCCTGATCTCAACCGCAATTCTTCCGGCGGCCGCCTCTGCGGCGCAATGCGGCAATGATGCCAGCGGCTTCTCCGCCTGGCTGTCGCAATTCAAGCGCGAAGCCGCCGGGAGCGGCATCAACCCTTCGGTCGTCGACCAGGCGCTCGCCAACGTCTCCTACAGCAGGGCGACGATCCGCGCCGATCGGGGCCAGAAGAGCTTCAAGCTGTCGCTCGACCAGTTCATGCAGAAGCGCGGCGGCCAGGTGATCATTTCGCGTGGCAAGAAGCTCCGGGCACAGAATGCCAGGCTCTTCGAGAGCATCGAGCAGCGCTATGGCGTTCCCGCCGGCCCGTTGATCGCCATCTGGGGCATGGAGACCGGCTTCGGCTCGTTCATGGGCAAAGAGCACACGCTTTCCGCCGTCTCGACGCTTGCCTATGACTGCCGCCGCTCGGACTACTTCACCAATCAGCTTTACGCCGCCCTGCAGCTCGTCGCACGCGGCGACCTTAGCCCGGCCGCCCGCGGGGCGGCCCACGGCGAGATCGGCCAGACGCAATTCCTCCCGCTCAACGTTCTGAAATACGGCGTGGACGGCGACGGCAACGGCCATATCGACATGGTCCGCTCCAAGGCGGACGCACTTGCCTCGACAGCAAATTTCCTCCGCGGCCACGGGTGGCAGCCGGGCGGCGGATATCAACCGGGACAGGTCAACTTCGCTGCCATCCAGGGCTGGAACGCCGCAAGCGTATACCAGCAGGCGATCGCCATTATCGGCGCCGCAATCGACGGCGGGTGACGGAAAGACCCGCCGGCATAACCCGTTGCAGTTTGCCCTGCCCTAACCTCTTCCCGCATGCGGGGAGAGGGGGCGAGGGCGGCGCCGCGAGTTCCCTTCGCCCGCTTGCGGGAGATGCCGGCAAGCGGATGAAGAGCCGAGGCATGATCAGCTTTTCATTTAGGTCCCCGGCCGCACAAAATCGCCGGTCTTCGCATCCATGACCCACAGCTCGCCGGTCGAGATATCGAACCATGCGCCGTGCAGGCGCAGTTTTCCCTTCGACTCGAGAATGTTCACACACGGGAACGTCCTCAGGTTGGCGATCGAATTGCGGATCGACACGCGCTCGAGCGCACGCTGCCGTTCCGCCTGGGTCATCACGTCGTTGCTCTGGATCTGCTCGGCGGCCGGCTTCAGGAGGTTCATCCAGCGGCCGATGAAGTCGCCGGGGGAGAGGGGTTCGGCATCCGGGTCGAGCGCCGCCTTGATGCCGCCGCAGCGCCCGTGGCCCATGACCACGATGTTGGTGACACGCAGCGACTGGACCGCGAATTCGAGCGCAGCCGAAGTCGAGTGATAGTGCCCGTCCGGTTCGTATGGCGGCATCATATTGGCGACATTGCGCACGACGAAGAGTTCTCCCGGGCCGGCATCGAAGATCGTCTCGGGTGCGGCGCGGGAATCGCAACAGGCGATAACCATTGTCGTCGGCTTCTGGCCGCTCTCGGCGAGCGTCCTGTAACGCTGGTGCTGTTCGCTGAAGCGACCGCTCATGAAATTGCGGTAGCCGGTCAGGAGATGTTCCGGAAAGCCCTGTATATCCATCGGTAACCCCGTGTCATCCACTCGTTCCTGCTGCATCGTCCCTGGTGCTCGTGTCTTTAATCGGGATTCAATGAAACATGCGGGTAGCGCGACTTGCGCACGCCAGGGAAGCATGAAGCGTCGAACTGTTACAGCGAGCTTCGCCCATCCGAAAGGGCGAAATGCGTCTATGAGGCATTTCTTCCGTATCTCACACTATTTCTTCCGTGCCTGGCTCGGATGGATGAGGTGGCGCATCTGCACCATTGCCATCGGCGTCGCCAAGCTCGATGCATCCTGTTCGAGCGTCAGTTCGTCGGAGTCGCGCTTGCGGCTTCGTGCGATGATCTCGTAGACGCTGGCGGTCGCCATCTGCAGGGCGCGTTCCTCCGGGAGCCCTTCCAGGAGACGCGCCAGGAGTACGGCGGCGAGCAGGTCGCCGGTGCCGTTCGGCGGATTGTCGATCAGGCGGTGTTCGGCAAGCAGCGCATGCCGTCCGGACAGATAGAGATTGCCCGTGCCGCCGCTCATCATCGGGATCGCCGATGTCACCAGCACGCGCGGCGGCCCGAGATCGACCGCGGCGTCGAGAATGGTCGCATTCGTCTCGAGCGAAGCGCCTGCCAACCAGGAGAGCTCGAAGCGGTTGGGCGTCGCAAGCGTCGCAAGCGGCAGCAGCATATCACGGATGGCTGTCGCGATCTCCAAGGGGACGTAGAGGCCGCTTGCATCGCCGATGATCGGATCACACGCATAGAACAGGCCGGGATTGCGTTCGCGCAGTGCCGTCACGAGGCGGGCGATGCCTGCCGCCTGCTCCGGCGAGCCCAGATAGCCGGAAAGGACCGCGCGCACCTCGCCGATCCATGGAGCATGGACGAGATCGTCGATGATCGACCGGAAGTCCTCGTCCGGCATGGTTACCCGCGTCGAGCGGCCGTGCCCCGGATGCCAGGGGAGCACGACCGTCGGCAGGGCCCAGACCCGGTGCCCGAGCGTTTCGAGCGCGAAGACGGCGGCCCGGTTGCCGACCGCACCGCGCACCACATGGCTCGAAATGACAATGACGGCACCAGGCGCGGCAGGCGTTTCGGACATCGGGAGATCCCATCTTCGATTCGCAGTGTGATCGCCTGCCCCTCACGGCCTGTCAACAGGCGCCTTGCGAGAGCGCGCGACACGAACGTCGGCGTTTTCGTTCGTTTTTGCCGTTTTTCGGGAAATTTTTGCAAAAATACCTTCGATTTAAATGGATTTAGGTCGAATCCACGTGTTTTTCTCCAGAATCCGGCTCCATTTTGCCGAAATCCATCATAAAAACGGTCGCCATTGGTCATGGTTCTGATAGGTTCATCTATCATGAGTGGAGAGCGGTTTCATGGGCGTGAAGTATAATCCGAAGCGGGATCGGCACATCGATGCAGCCCGGGCGGCAGGGTCCAGATTCGGGGCCGAGACACTGCCACCGGAAATCCTCTTCGGCGGCGCGAGCAACGACGATCTTGACCGTTACACGCCTGAGATGTTGGCGCTGACCGCTGCCCACGCGCGCAGCGAACTCGCGCGCTGGGACGGCGGAAAACCGAGAGTGTCGGTGGAGACGGTAGCCGGGGTTGCGCCGGGCGGTATGGAAGTTTCCATCATCGCGATCACCGAACGCAACATGCCCTTCCTCTACGATTCGGTGATGGGGGAGGTGACCAGTACCCACCGCGACATCCACCTGGCAATCCACCCCATCCTGGTGATGGAGCCCGGCAAGGCCGTAAAGCTGTTCGATCCGGAGGAGGAGAGCGCGCCCGAGCACCGCGTCAGCCACATCCAGATCCACTTGAGCAGGCTGACACCGCTCGAGGCGCGCTCGCTGAGCAAACGCATCTCGGATGTGCTGGAGCAGGTGCACCAGGCCGTACACGACTGGCCCGCAATGACCGCTCTGCTCGACCAGGCAATGCGGGAGCTCGAAGACTACAACGCGTCCCGCAAGAAGAGCGACCGCGACGAGGCGCTGGCGTTCCTTCGCTGGCTAAGGGACAACAACTTCACCTTCCTCGGCATGCGGGAATACACCTATTCCGGCAAGGGCGAGCAGGCAACCGTCGAGCGCGGAAAGGGCAGGGGCCTCGGCATCCTGTCCAATCCGGACGTGCGGGTCCTGCGCCAGGGCAAGGATGCGGTACTGACGACGCCGGAAATCCTCGCTTTCCTCGAGGGACCCGATTTCCTGATCGTCACCAAGGCCAATGTGAAGTCGGTCGTCCATCGGCGTGCGCATATGGACTACATCGGCATCAAGCGCTTCGACCCCTCCGGCAACGTCATCGGCGAGCTGCGGATCGTCGGTCTGTTCACCTCGACGGCTTACACGCGGCAGGCATCGGAGATCCCGCTGCTCAGGCACAAGATCGAGAAGATCATCGATCATTTCGGCTACGATCCGCAGAGCCACTCCGGCAAGACGCTGGCGAACACGCTGGAAGCCTATCCGCGCGACGATCTCTTCCAGATCGACATCGGGCTGCTCGCCGCCTTCTGCGAACAGATAAACGAGCTCGGCGACCGGCCGAGGGTGCGGGTGCTGCCGCGCATCGACCATTTCGACCGCTTCGTTTCGGTCATCGTGTTCGTGCCGCGCGAACAGTACGATTCCGATGTTCGCGAGAAGATCGGAGATTATCTGAAGACGGTCTATGACGGCCGCGTCTCGGCCTATTACCCGGCCTTCCCCGAGGGCGGGCTTGCGCGCGTCCACTTCATCATCGGACGGTCGGGCGGCAAGACGCCACGGGTCCCGCAGGCCAAGCTGGAAGAGGCGGTCCGCGCCATCGTTACCCGCTGGATCGACCGGTTCAACCTGCTCGCCCGCAAGGAGGGCACGGAGATTTCGGTCGGTGAGGCCTATCAGGCGGCCTTCACACCCGCGGAAGCCTATGCCGACCTTGGAGACATCGCCGCCTGCAGGGCCGACGACCCGATTCGCATCTCCTTCTATCACCGGCACCGGGAGAGGCCGGACACGCTGGAACTGAAGATCTTCCACGCCGACACGCCCGTGTCGCTGTCGCGCCGCGTGCCGCTTCTCGAAAATCTCGGCTTCCGCGTCATCAGCGAGCAAACCTACGACATCGGCGTCCACGTCCATGGGAATGAACCCTGCGAGGTCGTCCTCCACGACATGGAACTGATCCACCGCGACGGGCACGCGCTCAACCTCGCCAAGATCGGTCCGGCTCTGGAGGAAGCCTTCCTCGCAGCCTGGAACGGCACCACGGAGGACGACAACTTCAACCGGCTCGTGCTGCTTGCCGGGCTGACCGCCCGCCAGGTCACGGTGCTGCGCGCCTATGCGCGCTATCTGCGCCAGGCCGGCATCACCTATTCCCAGGGTTATATCGCCGATACGCTGAACAAATACCCGGCGATCGCCGCCGACATCTTCCGCCTCTTCTCCACGCAGATGGATCCGGCGATGGAGGTGAAAGCGCGAACGAAGAAACGTAATGCCTTGCTGGCGGGGATCGAGGAGGCGCTGGCGGCCGTGCCGAGCCTCGACGAGGACCGAATCCTGCGCCGCTACGTCAACGCGGTCCAGTCGACGCTCCGGACGAACTATTTCCAGAAGGACACCGAGGGCGGGCCCCGCGCGGTTCTCGCCTTCAAGCTCGATCCGAAGCAACTCGAAGGCTTACCGGAGCCGCGGCCTTTCCGCGAGATTTTCGTCTACGGCACCGAAGTGGAAGGCGTCCACTTGCGTTTCGGCAAGGTGGCGCGCGGCGGACTTCGGTGGTCCGACCGGGCCCAGGACTACCGGACCGAGGTGCTCGGTCTCGTGAAGGCGCAGCAAGTGAAAAACGCCGTCATCGTTCCGGTGGGCGCCAAAGGCGGCTTCTATCCGAAGCAGCTGCCCGCTGGCGGCAGCCGCGACGAGATCTTCAAGGCGGGAACCGAAGCGTACAAGACCTTTATCCGGACGCTTCTCTCCGTCACCGACAATATCGTCGGCCAGGAGGTCGTGCCGCCTGAGGACACGCTGCGGCTTGACGGCGACGACCCCTATTTCGTCGTCGCTGCCGACAAGGGAACGGCAACCTTCTCTGACACGGCGAACGCGCTCGCCCAGGAAGCGGACTTCTGGCTGGACGACGCCTTCGCTTCAGGCGGTTCCGCCGGCTACGACCACAAGAAGATGGGGATTACCGCCCGCGGCGCATGGGAGGCCGTCAAGCGTCACTTCCGCGAAATGGACATCGACATCCAGACGACACCCTTCTCGGTCGCCGGCGTCGGCGACATGTCGGGCGACGTCTTCGGCAACGGCATGCTGCTGTCGGAGAAGATCCGGCTGATCGCGGCCTTCGATCACCGGGACATCTTCATCGATCCGAATCCGGATATCGATCTCTCCTTCGCCGAACGCCAACGAATGTTCGCGCTGCCGCGCTCCAGCTGGCAGGATTACGACCGCAAGGCGCTCTCGCCCGGTGCGATGATCATCTCACGTTCGGAAAAGCTGGTGACGCTCACTCCGGAAGCGATGGCGGCTATCGGCATGGACAGGCCGAAGGCGACGCCTTTCGAGATCATGAGCGCCATTCTGAAGAGCCCGGTCGACCTCCTCTGGTTCGGCGGCATCGGCACCTATGTGCGCGGCAGCAGCGAGACCGATGCGGAAGTCGGCGACCGCGCCAACGACCCGATCCGCGTCGCTGCCGAGGAAGTGAGGGCGCGCGTGATCGGCGAAGGCGCCAATCTCGGCGTCACCCAGAAGGGCCGCATCGGCTGCTCGCTCAACGGCGGGCGTTGCAACTCCGACGCCATCGACAATTCGGCCGGCGTCAATTCCTCCGACGTCGAGGTCAACATCAAGATCGCACTTGCCTCGGCCATGCGCGACGGTCGCCTCACACGGCCGAAGCGCAACACGCTTCTGGCGTCGATGACGGACGAAGTGGGCCATCTCGTGCTGCGCAACAACTATCAGCAGTCGCTGGCGATCTCGCTCACCGAAATGCTGGGCGTAGCCAACCGCACGCCCCTGGCACGGCTGATGGCGCGGCTTGAGGCCGATGGCCACCTCAATCGCAAGGTCGAAACCCTGCCGACCGATCAGGCGATGAGCGAGCGCTATCAGGCGGGCAGGCCGCTGACCCGCCCGGAGATCGGCGTGCTCCTCTCCTATGCGAAACTGGTGCTCTTCGACGAACTGATCGTCAGCGAGCTCCCGGACGACCCCTATTTCACGACGACGCTGGAGCGCTATTTCCCGGCAAAGATGCGCAAGACCTATGCGGGCGACATTCACGGGCACCGGCTGCGCCGCGAGATCATCGCCACCGTGCTCGTCAACGAAACGATAAACCGCGGCGGGCCTGCTTTCGTTTCGACCCTGACGGACGCCACCGGATTCCTCTCCGCCGATGTCGTAAAGGCGGCGGTCCTGGCGCTGGACGGCTTCGACCTGCCGCGCATCTACGGCGAGATCGATGCGCTCGACAACAGGATCAGCGGCGCAATCCAGAACAGGCTCTATCAGGAGGTGGGGCGGATCTTTGCGCTCGTCGCGGAAAGGGCGCTGCGCACCCGCGCCTCCGAAGGCTCCGTTGCCGAGGCGGTTGCGCGGCTTCGCGACGGTCTGCAGAAGCTGCGGGCCACCATGCGGGCGGCAATCTCCAGGGAGGGTGCGGAGGAAGCACGCCTCAGGGCCGCGGGTTTCATCGAAAATGGCGTGCCGGCAAAACTTGCCGAGGAGATCGCCGAACTGTCGCTCATGACGCTGGTGCCCGAGATCATGCAGATCGCTACGGTGACCGGCGAGCCGCTGAACCGCACCGCCCAGGCCTATTTCACCGTCACCGAGAGCCTGAGGATCAACCGCCTGCTTGCGGCCGCCGACCGCGTCCCCGCCACCGAGCAGTTCGAGGCTATGGCCCTATCGCGGGCCGTAGGCGATATCGGTACCGCTCGCCGCGATATCACGATCGCGGCGCTGGTCGAGCACAAGGACGATCGAAACCCCGTTCTCGCATGGCAGGATCGCGATCGCCAACGCGTCGCGAGCGTTGGCGATCAGCTGAGGCTCCTGACCGAAAAGGGCGAAACGACGCTCGCCAAGATCACCGTCGCAGCCGGTCTCCTCAGCGACCTTGCACGCGGCTGGACGAAATGACACAGTCGCTTCGGCCGTAGCTCGCCGGAGGACCCGATTCCGCCTTCCGGTTGAAGTTTGTCTTCATTGCCCTGCCAGCCGTCACCGATACGGCGGGCAGGGCAAATGCCGGGAGGGATGGAGTGGATATCGCGGCTGGTCGAATGGAGGAGCGGCCTGGGACCTCGCGTCTCGGCATTGCCGGCTGGATGCTTTTCGACTGGGCCGCGCAACCCTTCTTCACCGTCATCACCACCTTCATCTTCGCTCCCTACTTCGTTTCCCGGCTAACGGCCGATCCTGCTCATGGGCAGACGGTCTGGGGCTACACGCTGACCGCGGCGGGGATCGCGATCGCCCTGCTTTCGCCGGTCCTGGGCGCCATTGCCGATGCGACCGGCCCGCGAAAACCGTGGATCGCCTTTTTCGCCGGCGTGAAGGTCCTTTCACTCGCCCTGCTCTGGTATGCGGCGCCTGGCTCGCCCCTGATCTACACGGCTGTTCTTCTGGCGCTGGCGACGGTGGCCGCCGAATTCTCCATCGTCTTCAACGATTCGATGATGACGCGGCTCGTGAGCGAAAAGGACGTGGGACGCATCTCGAACATCGCCTGGGGGCTCGGCTATCTCGGCGGTATGATCGTGCTGATCGCCGTGGTCGCGCTGATTGCCGGGAGCCCGCAGACCGGCAAGACGGCGGTCGGGCTCGATCCCCTGTTCGGGCTCGACCCGGGAAAGGGCGAAGACGCCCGCATCACCGGCCCCATCGCTGCCGCCTGGTATCTCGTTTTCGTTCTGCCCATGTTCCTCTTCACGCCGGATGCAACCAGGGCAACGACGTCGCTGGCCAAGGCAACCGCGCATGGCCTGGAGGAGCTGAAGGGCACGTTCGCCGAACTGAAGGCCAGGGCCGGCATATTGCGGTTCCTGATCGCCCGGATGATCTATCAGGACGGCGTCAACGGGCTTCTCGCGCTCGGCGGCACCTTCGCCGCCGGCATGTTCGGGTGGCAGACGATGGAGCTCGGCATCTACGGCATCATCCTGAATGTGGTGGCCATCTTCGGCTGCCTCTACGCCAGCAGGCTCGACACGCGGCTCGGTTCGAAGGCGATCGTGGTCGCGAGCCTCGTATCATTGATGCTCGCGACCATCGGCATCGTCTCGACCGGTCCCGGCTTCACGCTGTTCGGGCTTGTCCCGCTTCCTGTCACGGATTCGGGCGGCCTCTTCGGCACCGCGGCCGAAAAGGCCTATATCCTCTACGGTCTGCTGGTCGGCGTCGCCTTCGGGCCGGTCCAGGCCTCGTCGCGGTCCTACCTCGCGCGCAGCATCGCGCCTGACGAGGCAGGGCGTTACTTCGGCCTTTACGCCCTTTCCGGCCGCGCCACCTCGTTCCTGGCTCCCGCTTCGGTGGCGACCATCACGCTGATGACCGGATCGGCCCGGATCGGCATGATGGCGCTGGCTGCCTTTCTCGCCGTCGGTCTCGTCATTCTGCTGCGCACCCCCTATCCGGCGCACCGGCCAGCATGAGGCCGGCGAGCAGGAGAGGAGCTTACCGCTTCCGTCGGAAGTACGTTGCGGCAGGCGTTCCCTCTGGCCTGTTTCCAACGGAAACGCCCGCGCCCATCAATGGCGGAAATGGCGCATCCCTGTGAACACCATGGCGACGTTGTGCTCGTTCGCCG
Encoded here:
- a CDS encoding NAD-glutamate dehydrogenase, producing MGVKYNPKRDRHIDAARAAGSRFGAETLPPEILFGGASNDDLDRYTPEMLALTAAHARSELARWDGGKPRVSVETVAGVAPGGMEVSIIAITERNMPFLYDSVMGEVTSTHRDIHLAIHPILVMEPGKAVKLFDPEEESAPEHRVSHIQIHLSRLTPLEARSLSKRISDVLEQVHQAVHDWPAMTALLDQAMRELEDYNASRKKSDRDEALAFLRWLRDNNFTFLGMREYTYSGKGEQATVERGKGRGLGILSNPDVRVLRQGKDAVLTTPEILAFLEGPDFLIVTKANVKSVVHRRAHMDYIGIKRFDPSGNVIGELRIVGLFTSTAYTRQASEIPLLRHKIEKIIDHFGYDPQSHSGKTLANTLEAYPRDDLFQIDIGLLAAFCEQINELGDRPRVRVLPRIDHFDRFVSVIVFVPREQYDSDVREKIGDYLKTVYDGRVSAYYPAFPEGGLARVHFIIGRSGGKTPRVPQAKLEEAVRAIVTRWIDRFNLLARKEGTEISVGEAYQAAFTPAEAYADLGDIAACRADDPIRISFYHRHRERPDTLELKIFHADTPVSLSRRVPLLENLGFRVISEQTYDIGVHVHGNEPCEVVLHDMELIHRDGHALNLAKIGPALEEAFLAAWNGTTEDDNFNRLVLLAGLTARQVTVLRAYARYLRQAGITYSQGYIADTLNKYPAIAADIFRLFSTQMDPAMEVKARTKKRNALLAGIEEALAAVPSLDEDRILRRYVNAVQSTLRTNYFQKDTEGGPRAVLAFKLDPKQLEGLPEPRPFREIFVYGTEVEGVHLRFGKVARGGLRWSDRAQDYRTEVLGLVKAQQVKNAVIVPVGAKGGFYPKQLPAGGSRDEIFKAGTEAYKTFIRTLLSVTDNIVGQEVVPPEDTLRLDGDDPYFVVAADKGTATFSDTANALAQEADFWLDDAFASGGSAGYDHKKMGITARGAWEAVKRHFREMDIDIQTTPFSVAGVGDMSGDVFGNGMLLSEKIRLIAAFDHRDIFIDPNPDIDLSFAERQRMFALPRSSWQDYDRKALSPGAMIISRSEKLVTLTPEAMAAIGMDRPKATPFEIMSAILKSPVDLLWFGGIGTYVRGSSETDAEVGDRANDPIRVAAEEVRARVIGEGANLGVTQKGRIGCSLNGGRCNSDAIDNSAGVNSSDVEVNIKIALASAMRDGRLTRPKRNTLLASMTDEVGHLVLRNNYQQSLAISLTEMLGVANRTPLARLMARLEADGHLNRKVETLPTDQAMSERYQAGRPLTRPEIGVLLSYAKLVLFDELIVSELPDDPYFTTTLERYFPAKMRKTYAGDIHGHRLRREIIATVLVNETINRGGPAFVSTLTDATGFLSADVVKAAVLALDGFDLPRIYGEIDALDNRISGAIQNRLYQEVGRIFALVAERALRTRASEGSVAEAVARLRDGLQKLRATMRAAISREGAEEARLRAAGFIENGVPAKLAEEIAELSLMTLVPEIMQIATVTGEPLNRTAQAYFTVTESLRINRLLAAADRVPATEQFEAMALSRAVGDIGTARRDITIAALVEHKDDRNPVLAWQDRDRQRVASVGDQLRLLTEKGETTLAKITVAAGLLSDLARGWTK
- a CDS encoding MFS transporter; the protein is MDIAAGRMEERPGTSRLGIAGWMLFDWAAQPFFTVITTFIFAPYFVSRLTADPAHGQTVWGYTLTAAGIAIALLSPVLGAIADATGPRKPWIAFFAGVKVLSLALLWYAAPGSPLIYTAVLLALATVAAEFSIVFNDSMMTRLVSEKDVGRISNIAWGLGYLGGMIVLIAVVALIAGSPQTGKTAVGLDPLFGLDPGKGEDARITGPIAAAWYLVFVLPMFLFTPDATRATTSLAKATAHGLEELKGTFAELKARAGILRFLIARMIYQDGVNGLLALGGTFAAGMFGWQTMELGIYGIILNVVAIFGCLYASRLDTRLGSKAIVVASLVSLMLATIGIVSTGPGFTLFGLVPLPVTDSGGLFGTAAEKAYILYGLLVGVAFGPVQASSRSYLARSIAPDEAGRYFGLYALSGRATSFLAPASVATITLMTGSARIGMMALAAFLAVGLVILLRTPYPAHRPA